A region of Dethiosulfovibrio russensis DNA encodes the following proteins:
- the ileS gene encoding isoleucine--tRNA ligase: protein MSKDFKETLCLPKTDFPMRAGLAKKEPGFIEGWDEIDLHSLMLKKNEDKPSFILHDGPPYANGDIHIGTAFNKIIKDFIVKFKSMRGYRCPYVPGWDTHGLPIELKVLKGEGVDKDSIDPVELRRRCTDYALGFLDSQRSQFRRLGGVGDWENPYVTLKPEYEAAQIGVFADMVEKGLVYKGQKPVYWCIDCQTALAAAEIEYGDETSPSIYVAYSMPNVADRIPEVAGKDVNVIVWTTTPWTLPASMAVAIHPAYEYVFVPSGDSVYLLAKALIADVEKATGMTFGEPLATVKGAELEKVEAVHPFYDDRKTPVLLADYVVLDTGTGCVHTAPGHGVEDYETGVRYGIEVYNPVDPTGRYLPETPLVGGMTLDEGATLVLKTLTDSGRLLGQLEILHSYPHCWRCKKPVIFRSTDQWFVNVAQFRQQALDVIENEVKWIPDWGKDRIYNMVRDRSDWCISRQRVWGVPIPVFYCQDCGKMLLDPEAIRLVQKKVKERGGDVWWQESPEELLGDLCKCPSCGSGNLKKEKDIMDVWFDSGISHFAVLENRPELSWPADLYLEGSDQHRGWFQTSLLTSVATRGVAPYKAVLTHGFIVDGKGKKMSKSIGNVVAPQEIIDTNGADILRLWVASTDYKNDIRISKTIIRTLSEEYRRIRNTARFLLGNLCDFNPSTNAVSEAEMSSFDKWILSRLNRLIKRVTKGYDSYEFHIPTVSIHQFCVNELGSLYLDAAKDSLYADDPNFKGRRAIQTVMWRIVTALSTMLAPVLSFTSEEIWHELRKIDESLEESVFLADWPLFDERADDEDLEKKWSAVIKLKGAVSRALEASRGRGEIGQSLEAAVSVVKPDGEVADYLSREDWEYVTIVSSFKWVEKEGDGFVEDQDTGYKVLVEKTPGDKCPRCWKYVTEVDEEGLCPRCQSVMRG, encoded by the coding sequence ATGTCGAAAGATTTTAAGGAGACCTTGTGTCTACCTAAGACCGATTTTCCCATGAGGGCCGGTCTGGCCAAGAAAGAACCCGGTTTTATAGAGGGTTGGGATGAGATCGATCTCCATTCGCTCATGTTGAAAAAAAACGAGGACAAGCCTTCCTTTATATTGCATGATGGCCCTCCTTATGCCAACGGTGATATCCACATCGGAACGGCTTTTAATAAAATTATTAAAGATTTTATAGTCAAGTTTAAGTCTATGCGGGGTTATAGATGCCCCTATGTCCCCGGCTGGGATACCCATGGCCTTCCTATCGAGTTGAAGGTGCTCAAAGGGGAGGGCGTCGACAAGGATTCGATAGATCCAGTGGAGCTTCGCCGTCGATGCACCGACTATGCCCTCGGTTTCTTGGACTCCCAGCGTTCCCAGTTCAGGCGTCTCGGCGGTGTCGGCGATTGGGAAAATCCTTATGTAACTCTGAAGCCCGAGTACGAGGCTGCACAGATAGGCGTCTTCGCCGATATGGTGGAGAAGGGGTTGGTCTACAAGGGGCAAAAGCCCGTGTATTGGTGCATCGACTGTCAGACTGCTCTGGCCGCTGCGGAGATCGAGTACGGTGACGAGACTTCCCCGTCGATTTACGTGGCCTATTCAATGCCGAACGTCGCAGACAGGATACCAGAGGTAGCCGGAAAGGACGTCAACGTAATCGTATGGACGACGACTCCCTGGACCCTGCCTGCGAGCATGGCTGTAGCCATTCATCCTGCCTACGAATATGTCTTCGTTCCCTCGGGAGACTCTGTATATCTTCTGGCCAAAGCGTTGATAGCCGACGTTGAGAAGGCCACGGGGATGACCTTCGGGGAGCCTCTCGCTACGGTTAAAGGAGCGGAACTGGAGAAGGTCGAGGCAGTGCATCCCTTTTATGACGATAGGAAAACCCCTGTTCTCTTAGCCGATTATGTTGTACTGGATACTGGGACGGGATGTGTTCACACCGCTCCGGGACACGGGGTCGAAGACTACGAGACGGGCGTCAGATACGGTATAGAGGTATATAATCCGGTGGATCCGACCGGAAGATATCTTCCAGAGACCCCTTTAGTCGGCGGTATGACTCTGGACGAAGGTGCTACGTTAGTTCTGAAGACCTTGACCGACAGCGGCAGGCTTTTAGGCCAGCTTGAGATACTTCACTCATATCCTCATTGCTGGAGATGTAAGAAACCCGTGATTTTCCGTTCCACCGATCAATGGTTCGTAAACGTGGCTCAGTTTCGTCAACAGGCGTTAGACGTCATAGAGAACGAGGTCAAGTGGATTCCCGATTGGGGCAAGGATAGGATCTACAACATGGTGCGGGATCGCTCGGATTGGTGTATCAGTAGACAGAGGGTATGGGGAGTCCCCATCCCGGTCTTCTATTGCCAGGATTGCGGAAAGATGTTGCTAGACCCCGAGGCGATAAGACTGGTTCAGAAAAAGGTCAAAGAGCGGGGCGGAGACGTCTGGTGGCAGGAGTCGCCGGAGGAACTGCTGGGCGACCTGTGTAAATGTCCTTCTTGCGGCAGCGGCAATCTGAAAAAAGAGAAGGACATAATGGACGTATGGTTCGATTCCGGTATCAGTCATTTTGCGGTTCTGGAGAATCGTCCGGAACTTTCTTGGCCGGCGGACCTTTATCTCGAGGGAAGCGATCAACATAGAGGATGGTTCCAGACCTCCCTACTGACCTCCGTCGCCACCAGGGGAGTAGCCCCCTATAAGGCTGTCTTGACCCATGGTTTCATCGTCGACGGCAAGGGGAAGAAGATGTCGAAGTCCATCGGTAACGTTGTAGCTCCTCAGGAGATCATAGATACCAACGGTGCCGATATACTGAGACTCTGGGTAGCCTCGACCGATTACAAAAACGATATTCGGATTTCGAAGACGATCATAAGGACCTTGAGCGAGGAATACCGCAGGATAAGAAACACGGCTCGTTTCTTGTTGGGAAACCTGTGTGATTTTAATCCGAGTACCAATGCCGTCTCTGAGGCGGAGATGTCCTCTTTCGATAAGTGGATCCTGTCCAGGTTGAATAGGCTTATTAAGAGGGTTACGAAGGGATACGATTCATATGAGTTCCATATTCCGACTGTCTCTATCCATCAATTCTGCGTAAACGAGTTGGGCTCTCTCTATCTCGACGCAGCCAAGGACTCTCTTTACGCAGATGACCCGAACTTCAAGGGCCGCAGGGCTATTCAGACCGTAATGTGGAGGATCGTCACGGCTCTGTCCACTATGCTGGCTCCCGTGCTGAGTTTTACGTCCGAGGAAATATGGCATGAACTTAGAAAGATCGACGAGTCTCTAGAGGAGAGCGTTTTTCTGGCAGATTGGCCCCTCTTCGATGAAAGAGCGGACGACGAGGATCTTGAGAAAAAATGGAGTGCCGTAATAAAACTCAAAGGCGCTGTCAGCAGGGCCTTGGAGGCTTCCAGAGGTAGAGGCGAGATCGGACAGTCCCTGGAGGCCGCCGTATCGGTGGTGAAACCGGACGGAGAGGTCGCCGACTATCTTTCTCGAGAAGATTGGGAGTACGTGACCATAGTATCGTCCTTCAAGTGGGTGGAGAAGGAAGGAGACGGCTTCGTCGAGGATCAGGATACGGGGTATAAGGTTCTGGTGGAGAAGACCCCAGGCGACAAGTGTCCTCGTTGCTGGAAATACGTTACAGAGGTAGATGAAGAAGGTCTGTGTCCCAGATGTCAGAGCGTAATGAGGGGTTAG
- a CDS encoding TRAP transporter permease: MSDVLEGKIAEENQTIDLDDLRKKFDTEARYRELGNWQGMLITILAVSMSAFHFYTSGFGLLLALQQRAVHLAFVMALVFLLYPAKQSSPKDKIPLMDFALAAVAAYSALYLVINFNELVNRSGLPTQMDIVMGFVCILLLLEATRRVSSPILPCIAIFFLIYCFYGRAFPDLFQHRGFSIKRIINHMYLGTEGVFGIPLGVSATFVFMFILFGSVLEQTGLGKFIIDLAMALAGHSTGGPAKVAVLSSGLMGSISGSSVANVCTTGMFTIPLMKSVGYQSHFAGAVEAVASTGGQIMPPVMGAAAFIMAQFLGIPYIHVALAAIVPALLYYFAVMIQVHLEANRLGLKGLPKEQLPKLIPLLKEKGLLLLPIIGIIYFLIAGYTPLKAAFNGILISIAVSYFNRETWLTPKKLAAAFENGARGAIGVACACATVGIIVGTATLTGLGLRIASAVVAIAGGKLLPTLLLTMVACILLGAGLPTTANFIVTSTMCAPALFQLGVAPIAAYMFVLYFGIAADLSPPVALAAYAGAGIAGADPFKTGATAIKLALAGFLVPYIYAYNPILVLVNFTLGRFAMSVGTAVLGVFLLGMSTVGFYKCPMNPVFRIVALSGALCLLIPGIYSDLAGLSVLVMLHVLQAAKAKRLNASAA; encoded by the coding sequence TTGAGCGACGTCTTAGAGGGAAAGATCGCCGAGGAAAATCAGACCATTGATCTTGACGATCTGAGAAAAAAATTCGATACCGAGGCCAGATACAGGGAATTAGGGAATTGGCAGGGTATGTTGATAACTATCCTGGCGGTCTCTATGTCTGCGTTTCACTTTTATACCTCGGGTTTCGGGCTTTTGCTTGCTCTTCAACAAAGGGCGGTACACTTGGCTTTCGTCATGGCTCTGGTCTTTCTGCTTTATCCTGCAAAGCAGAGCTCGCCCAAGGATAAAATTCCCCTGATGGATTTTGCCTTGGCCGCCGTGGCTGCTTATTCCGCTCTTTATCTGGTGATAAATTTCAACGAACTGGTCAACAGGTCGGGGCTTCCGACTCAGATGGACATAGTTATGGGCTTCGTCTGTATATTGCTTTTGCTAGAGGCAACCAGAAGGGTGTCCAGCCCGATATTGCCCTGCATAGCTATTTTCTTTCTCATCTATTGTTTTTATGGAAGGGCTTTTCCCGATCTTTTCCAGCATAGGGGATTCAGCATAAAGAGGATCATCAACCATATGTACCTCGGGACGGAGGGAGTTTTCGGTATTCCTCTCGGAGTGTCTGCGACCTTCGTCTTTATGTTCATATTGTTTGGCTCGGTCCTTGAGCAGACCGGACTCGGAAAGTTCATCATCGATCTGGCTATGGCTCTGGCCGGACATAGCACCGGTGGTCCCGCCAAGGTCGCAGTTTTAAGCTCTGGTCTTATGGGATCGATATCCGGATCCTCCGTGGCTAACGTATGTACTACAGGTATGTTTACCATCCCATTGATGAAGAGCGTGGGCTATCAGAGTCATTTTGCCGGTGCGGTGGAGGCGGTCGCATCTACCGGAGGACAGATAATGCCACCGGTGATGGGAGCAGCGGCTTTCATAATGGCTCAGTTTCTTGGGATTCCATACATACATGTTGCTCTGGCTGCAATCGTTCCGGCTTTACTTTACTATTTCGCCGTGATGATTCAGGTCCATCTGGAGGCCAACCGACTCGGACTGAAGGGGCTTCCCAAGGAACAACTGCCTAAATTGATCCCACTTCTGAAGGAAAAGGGTCTTTTGTTGCTCCCCATAATCGGCATTATCTATTTCCTGATAGCCGGATATACGCCTTTAAAGGCCGCTTTTAACGGCATCCTTATAAGCATAGCCGTGTCTTATTTCAACAGGGAAACCTGGCTAACCCCTAAAAAACTGGCTGCCGCGTTTGAGAACGGAGCTAGAGGCGCTATAGGAGTAGCCTGTGCCTGTGCTACCGTAGGTATAATAGTCGGGACAGCCACATTGACCGGACTGGGCCTTCGAATAGCCAGCGCCGTAGTCGCCATCGCTGGCGGCAAGCTTCTTCCAACCTTGTTGTTGACCATGGTCGCCTGTATACTTCTAGGGGCCGGGTTGCCTACGACGGCTAACTTTATAGTCACGAGCACAATGTGTGCACCGGCCTTGTTCCAGTTGGGAGTAGCACCTATCGCGGCCTATATGTTCGTTCTCTACTTCGGTATAGCAGCGGATCTAAGTCCGCCCGTCGCGTTAGCAGCCTATGCCGGCGCTGGGATAGCGGGAGCCGATCCGTTTAAGACCGGAGCGACGGCTATAAAATTGGCTCTGGCCGGTTTCTTAGTCCCCTATATATACGCTTATAATCCGATATTGGTTTTGGTTAACTTCACTTTGGGGCGGTTTGCCATGTCAGTCGGTACGGCCGTGTTAGGGGTGTTCCTTCTGGGGATGAGCACCGTCGGTTTCTACAAGTGTCCTATGAACCCGGTCTTTCGCATAGTCGCTTTGTCCGGTGCCCTCTGTCTGTTGATACCGGGTATTTACAGCGATTTAGCCGGACTCTCCGTTTTGGTGATGCTGCATGTTCTTCAAGCCGCTAAAGCTAAACGGTTGAACGCTTCCGCCGCCTAG
- a CDS encoding Hpt domain-containing protein has translation MAGGDLKLAVELARIFLSHYDEMHRSLADAVERRDPLDVRRMVHSIEGSLGAMGSLESIEKLSAIGQAGRDERRDLFEELFLLYEEAINRSNDEIRLFIDAQK, from the coding sequence ATGGCGGGGGGAGATCTAAAACTAGCCGTAGAGTTGGCCCGCATCTTTTTATCTCATTACGATGAAATGCATCGTTCTCTGGCCGATGCCGTAGAACGACGAGATCCTTTGGACGTACGGCGAATGGTTCACTCGATAGAGGGCAGTTTAGGGGCGATGGGAAGTCTCGAGTCAATAGAGAAGCTGTCCGCCATAGGTCAGGCCGGTCGTGACGAGCGTCGTGATCTTTTCGAGGAACTATTTCTCCTCTACGAGGAGGCCATCAATCGTTCCAACGACGAGATACGTCTCTTCATAGATGCGCAGAAATGA
- a CDS encoding DUF1850 domain-containing protein, whose product MCVDATIISLAVGEEVLVDEYMYLGSLFETGYIHSVQKTPVEDVYVVVDGKLWLWEERVVSHNAGLPSESPYRGYYLSDKDWMHFFGGRYSTKRYMLRVGDNVLGRNVCRFYGRSDWIDLFDIVPGKRCVVSVETKPFLTTLVGM is encoded by the coding sequence GTGTGTGTCGACGCAACCATAATATCTCTAGCGGTGGGAGAAGAGGTCCTGGTCGACGAATATATGTATCTCGGAAGCTTGTTCGAGACCGGCTATATCCACTCTGTTCAAAAAACTCCGGTAGAGGACGTCTACGTCGTTGTCGATGGAAAACTGTGGCTTTGGGAGGAACGGGTGGTCTCTCACAACGCAGGTCTTCCTTCGGAATCCCCTTATCGTGGGTATTATCTGTCGGATAAAGATTGGATGCATTTTTTCGGTGGACGCTACAGCACAAAGAGGTATATGCTGAGAGTCGGAGACAACGTATTGGGACGAAACGTATGCCGTTTTTACGGTCGGTCCGACTGGATCGATCTGTTCGATATCGTTCCAGGTAAAAGATGCGTAGTCTCTGTAGAGACGAAGCCTTTTTTGACGACTCTCGTGGGGATGTAA
- a CDS encoding Rqc2 family fibronectin-binding protein, with translation MERDLMGYGPELVRALSKELSSLLEGKSISKIEGGKDWILFRMRDKNVFVSWGQENFGMTLLSTKQALLCKELKPIRGGLPLALNKYLSGGRIKSIRQEKMDRVIAIDIRRFVGAGIENEYTVTIELMGRLSNVILLDREGTIIEPARHVHPDVNRYRSVLPGQTYVSPPPVQGISPDGIERSNVIDYLKKPIGIGKKLSKSLLIEIERGSLTQDEVLSDLKKTLNGEGIIQDIGDYTSIWPRPLESGKVRQGGAIEIFRRISLWRALEQVRFKLVSEGKKKLSKRIKSLDRHIEGVSRQLKMIDEAGAFRIKGEAILSNLHMIPSRTSEIELPYWDEEGREVRLSVKLNPDLSPSANAAIYFKKYKKYSADEKSVLAHRGKVLKEKEDMEAELDNLSRIEDIGLLRQMVSEISGNSDDARKDKRRKKNKEEKEPPYIRYDFQDSLILVGLNERGNRHVTFRMAGPDDIWFHIHEMPGSHVILKTPPKDQVLLDTAIRICASLSVYYSKGAKLPSSSVDYTSRKHVRHIQGAGPAQVTYKNSDSITVNSDLWRELLREPTRDHEEERNENS, from the coding sequence ATGGAGCGTGATCTTATGGGATATGGCCCAGAACTGGTTCGTGCCCTCTCTAAGGAACTTTCTTCACTGTTGGAAGGAAAATCGATCTCAAAGATAGAGGGCGGCAAGGATTGGATTCTATTCAGAATGAGGGATAAAAACGTTTTCGTATCCTGGGGACAGGAAAACTTCGGGATGACTCTTCTCTCTACGAAACAGGCGCTTTTATGCAAAGAGCTAAAACCGATCCGAGGCGGACTCCCTCTAGCTCTCAACAAATATCTATCGGGAGGAAGAATAAAGAGCATACGTCAGGAAAAGATGGACAGGGTAATAGCCATCGACATAAGACGGTTCGTGGGGGCCGGGATAGAGAACGAATACACCGTGACAATAGAGCTTATGGGGCGGTTGAGCAACGTAATTCTTCTGGACAGGGAGGGAACCATAATAGAACCTGCCAGACACGTGCATCCGGACGTAAACCGCTACAGAAGCGTGCTCCCAGGGCAAACCTACGTATCTCCGCCGCCAGTCCAGGGAATATCGCCCGATGGAATAGAGAGATCGAACGTCATAGATTATCTAAAAAAACCGATAGGCATAGGCAAAAAACTGTCTAAAAGCCTGCTGATAGAGATCGAGAGAGGGTCGTTAACCCAAGACGAAGTACTTTCTGATTTAAAGAAAACGTTAAATGGCGAGGGGATTATCCAAGACATAGGAGATTATACATCCATATGGCCTCGTCCTCTGGAGTCGGGAAAAGTTCGCCAGGGAGGAGCCATAGAGATATTTCGACGTATATCTCTTTGGAGAGCCCTGGAACAGGTTCGATTCAAATTGGTATCGGAGGGCAAAAAAAAGCTATCCAAGAGGATAAAAAGCCTCGACAGACACATCGAAGGAGTGTCGAGACAGCTCAAAATGATAGACGAAGCCGGGGCTTTCCGCATAAAGGGAGAGGCCATCCTGTCTAACCTACATATGATACCGTCCAGGACGTCGGAAATAGAACTACCCTATTGGGACGAAGAAGGGCGAGAGGTCAGGCTATCGGTGAAACTGAACCCCGACCTCTCGCCCTCGGCAAACGCAGCTATATACTTTAAAAAGTACAAAAAATACTCCGCCGACGAAAAGTCGGTACTCGCACACAGGGGAAAGGTACTTAAAGAAAAGGAAGACATGGAGGCAGAGCTGGATAATCTTAGCAGAATCGAGGACATAGGGCTCCTCCGACAGATGGTCTCGGAAATATCGGGAAACAGCGACGATGCAAGGAAAGATAAAAGGCGCAAGAAGAACAAAGAGGAGAAAGAACCTCCATACATACGATATGACTTCCAAGACAGCCTTATACTGGTAGGCCTAAACGAGAGAGGGAATCGTCACGTAACCTTCCGTATGGCCGGACCGGATGACATATGGTTCCATATACATGAAATGCCGGGAAGCCATGTCATATTAAAGACCCCTCCCAAAGACCAAGTCCTGTTGGACACGGCCATAAGGATATGTGCATCTCTATCCGTCTATTACTCAAAGGGAGCCAAACTACCTAGTTCCTCGGTGGATTACACGAGTAGGAAACACGTCCGCCATATACAGGGAGCCGGACCGGCGCAGGTGACATACAAAAACAGCGACTCAATAACGGTCAATTCCGACCTATGGAGAGAACTCTTGAGAGAACCGACGAGAGATCACGAGGAAGAACGGAACGAAAATTCATGA
- a CDS encoding RluA family pseudouridine synthase, which yields MSERNEGLDPIKFVDEESLSDQGQALSACPEEEKIVVPPDMDGIRMDVFLSDFLGVSRTFIQRVISDGYVKVFQGKRVKPSRSVLAGESLRFRLPPPQRTDLVPEPVDFSVVYEDDDIIVVDKPAGVVVHPAPGHWRGTLVHGLLYRYPDIGTINDVVRPGIVHRLDSTTSGLLVVARNTLSLNELQRSFRDREVGKFYLALSDGRVVGERMSLDAPIGRDRNNRYRMTVTDDGKDARTDVYPLWNRGRYSFMICELHSGRTHQIRVHLRHLGAPLVGDELYGFRKKVRKSDPLLEGRVFLHAWKLVLPHPRTAEIMNFRSVLPRDLSSVLSRVLSIGRN from the coding sequence ATGTCAGAGCGTAATGAGGGGTTAGACCCGATAAAATTCGTAGACGAGGAGAGCCTGTCCGATCAAGGACAGGCTCTCTCGGCCTGTCCTGAAGAAGAGAAGATAGTGGTCCCCCCCGATATGGACGGTATTCGTATGGATGTTTTCTTGTCCGATTTCTTAGGCGTATCCCGAACATTTATACAGAGAGTGATCAGTGACGGTTACGTGAAGGTCTTTCAGGGAAAGAGAGTGAAACCGTCCAGATCGGTTTTGGCGGGAGAGTCTTTGAGATTCAGGCTTCCGCCTCCTCAGAGGACGGACCTCGTCCCCGAACCGGTCGATTTTTCCGTCGTCTACGAGGACGACGACATAATAGTCGTGGATAAGCCTGCGGGAGTGGTTGTACATCCAGCTCCCGGACATTGGCGGGGAACTTTGGTGCATGGTTTGCTTTACAGGTATCCCGATATAGGTACCATAAACGATGTGGTCAGGCCAGGGATAGTCCATCGTCTGGATTCGACGACCTCCGGTCTCTTGGTAGTAGCCAGGAACACCCTGTCTCTGAACGAACTTCAGCGTTCCTTCAGAGACAGGGAGGTGGGAAAGTTCTATCTGGCCTTGTCCGATGGACGTGTGGTAGGAGAGAGGATGTCCTTGGACGCTCCTATCGGAAGGGATAGAAACAACCGCTACAGGATGACCGTCACGGACGACGGGAAGGACGCCCGCACAGATGTCTATCCTCTCTGGAACAGAGGAAGATACTCTTTTATGATATGCGAGCTACACTCGGGAAGGACCCATCAGATAAGGGTGCACCTCAGACATTTGGGTGCACCTCTGGTGGGAGACGAACTTTATGGTTTCAGGAAAAAGGTCAGAAAAAGCGATCCTCTTTTGGAGGGGCGAGTTTTTCTTCATGCCTGGAAACTCGTGCTTCCTCATCCTAGGACGGCTGAGATCATGAATTTTCGTTCCGTTCTTCCTCGTGATCTCTCGTCGGTTCTCTCAAGAGTTCTCTCCATAGGTCGGAATTGA
- the tig gene encoding trigger factor: protein MRSEMLSQEKNVVTIKAVVEKEDFKKEVSKMYDKLAKNAAIPGFRRGKAPRKVLDLRFGKEAILAEALEEMIPSLLGEITTDYDLNLIEDPDVKIDVMEEGKDVELTLVFEVEPEVSLADLSEIKVVKPKMNVTDDHVAEAIDDLRKRHSSLESVDRPSASGDVVVADYSTVVVDDEGEEIVSHPAESHSFDLVEETLRPEIYQALLGVSPEDERDSQVVIDEDYKDEKLAGKTAKYKFTVKEVKERVLPNLDPTFFGQVFGEEGETMDEGAFREAICNRLGEHMEGEAQQAAEGDMVRKSVDASDVEVPVSMVNRQVESLKKRMEEQETEDVDDSQLISQAERDVKEFLVLEAYGKDLAVELTKEDLDEEFQRVADSYGIGVEAVKGAFLKNKDKINEIAHSLKVKKTISAMMEKVSVEEKELGQAQ from the coding sequence GTGAGATCAGAGATGCTGTCGCAGGAAAAGAACGTGGTTACCATAAAAGCGGTTGTTGAAAAAGAGGACTTCAAAAAAGAGGTCTCCAAGATGTACGATAAGCTCGCCAAAAATGCAGCTATCCCAGGGTTCCGCCGAGGGAAGGCTCCCAGAAAGGTTCTCGATCTTCGTTTCGGGAAAGAGGCTATTTTGGCAGAGGCTTTGGAAGAGATGATCCCATCTCTCCTAGGAGAGATAACCACCGATTACGATTTGAACCTTATCGAGGATCCGGACGTTAAGATCGACGTTATGGAAGAGGGTAAGGATGTGGAGTTGACCTTGGTTTTCGAGGTCGAGCCCGAGGTGTCCTTGGCCGATCTATCCGAGATCAAGGTAGTAAAACCAAAGATGAACGTCACCGACGATCATGTAGCGGAAGCGATCGATGATCTTCGTAAAAGACATTCCTCTTTGGAGTCGGTAGATCGCCCCAGTGCTTCCGGAGATGTCGTCGTGGCGGATTACTCAACGGTAGTGGTCGACGACGAGGGAGAGGAAATAGTCTCTCACCCTGCTGAGAGTCACTCTTTTGACTTGGTCGAAGAGACCCTGAGGCCCGAGATATATCAGGCATTGCTTGGCGTCTCTCCCGAGGACGAAAGGGACTCGCAGGTCGTTATAGACGAGGATTACAAAGACGAGAAATTAGCGGGGAAGACCGCTAAATATAAGTTTACCGTAAAAGAAGTCAAGGAAAGAGTTCTGCCGAATCTCGATCCAACCTTCTTCGGACAGGTTTTCGGAGAAGAGGGAGAGACTATGGACGAGGGGGCTTTCAGAGAAGCCATATGTAATCGTCTAGGAGAGCATATGGAAGGCGAAGCTCAGCAGGCTGCCGAGGGCGACATGGTCAGAAAATCAGTGGATGCCTCCGATGTAGAGGTTCCCGTATCCATGGTCAACAGACAGGTCGAAAGCCTTAAAAAGAGAATGGAAGAGCAGGAAACCGAGGATGTAGACGATTCGCAGCTTATCTCTCAGGCCGAAAGAGACGTTAAGGAGTTCCTTGTCTTGGAGGCTTACGGCAAGGATCTGGCCGTTGAGCTCACCAAGGAGGATCTAGACGAGGAGTTCCAGCGTGTAGCCGATAGTTACGGAATCGGGGTAGAGGCGGTAAAGGGAGCTTTCCTTAAAAATAAGGACAAGATCAACGAGATAGCCCATAGTCTGAAGGTCAAGAAGACGATCTCCGCAATGATGGAGAAGGTCTCCGTTGAGGAAAAGGAGTTGGGCCAGGCTCAATAA
- the ribF gene encoding riboflavin biosynthesis protein RibF, producing MIVVLGAFDGYHLGHQRLFSVASAMAERESCGWAVVSFTPHPKTVLMHERVSLLFTEEEKILLREILSIPTMIQFPFTSRLSSMDPEDFFSYMDREIGVSGVVVGDNFRFGRERRGDVDTLSEICRAKGIPFSSVLPVTIDGSVVSSTLIRDLISRGKISDASTRLGYPFFMRGHVIEGSRRGRKMGVPTANLSFPSTKIIPKPGVYAGAAYLDGEWCPAAISIGNNPTFGDISENRVEVHIIDKNEDLYDQTLYVLFFERLRSERRFPDPERLVSQLRDDIKRTKAIFGCKTDILSPFYTSSVLNCMMYRGTIPFVPDAGL from the coding sequence ATGATAGTCGTGTTGGGGGCCTTCGACGGTTACCACTTAGGACATCAGAGGCTTTTCTCCGTTGCATCCGCCATGGCCGAGAGGGAATCCTGCGGATGGGCGGTGGTATCTTTTACCCCTCATCCCAAGACAGTGTTGATGCACGAGAGAGTTTCATTGCTCTTCACGGAGGAAGAAAAGATCCTTTTGAGGGAAATACTGTCCATTCCGACGATGATACAGTTTCCCTTTACCTCTCGACTTTCCTCGATGGACCCGGAGGATTTTTTTTCCTACATGGATAGGGAGATAGGCGTTTCCGGTGTAGTCGTTGGGGATAATTTCAGATTTGGGAGGGAAAGAAGGGGAGACGTGGATACCCTTTCGGAGATATGTAGAGCCAAAGGAATTCCGTTTAGTTCGGTGCTTCCTGTGACCATCGATGGTTCCGTGGTCAGCAGTACCTTGATAAGGGATTTAATCTCTAGGGGCAAGATATCGGATGCCTCGACTAGGCTAGGTTACCCATTCTTCATGAGAGGTCACGTAATAGAAGGATCTAGAAGAGGACGAAAGATGGGGGTTCCTACGGCTAATCTATCCTTCCCGTCCACTAAGATAATTCCCAAACCAGGCGTGTACGCCGGTGCAGCCTATCTGGATGGCGAATGGTGCCCTGCGGCCATCTCTATCGGGAATAACCCTACGTTCGGAGATATATCGGAAAACAGGGTAGAGGTTCACATAATCGATAAAAACGAAGATCTCTACGATCAGACTCTATACGTTCTATTCTTTGAGAGACTCAGGTCTGAACGGCGCTTTCCCGATCCCGAAAGGCTCGTAAGTCAGTTAAGGGACGATATAAAGAGGACCAAGGCAATTTTCGGATGTAAAACCGATATCCTTAGCCCTTTTTATACTTCCTCGGTCTTGAATTGTATGATGTACCGTGGTACAATTCCTTTCGTTCCAGATGCGGGCCTGTAG